One window of the Triticum dicoccoides isolate Atlit2015 ecotype Zavitan chromosome 3B, WEW_v2.0, whole genome shotgun sequence genome contains the following:
- the LOC119282207 gene encoding CASP-like protein 5B3: MKRVAGSPGTWSGMALRLSQCLCAAASVFSLVSGFGYSNYSAFFYMNLALILQIMWSLGLACKDIFALRNKKDLHTRDNLFIIVMVDWVVAIFMFSGACSSASLTIFFMWDAHFCEAYPRLACRQFALSVVLAFITWLLQAASSFSGFWLLVSLF, translated from the exons atGAAGCGCGTAGCGGGGAGCCCGGGGACATGGAGCGGCATGGCGCTGCGGCTGTCGCAGtgcctctgcgccgccgcctccgtcttCTCGTTGGTCTCCGGCTTCGGCTACTCCAACTacagcgccttctt CTACATGAATCTAGCGTTGATCCTGCAGATTATGTGGAGTTTGGGCCTTGCTTGTAAGGATATCTTTGCTCTAAGGAATAAAAAGGATCTTCACACCCGGGATAATCTATTCATCATTGTTATGGTTGATTGG GTCGTGGCGATTTTCATGTTCTCAGGAGCCTGTTCCTCTGCGAGCCTGACAATTTTCTTCATGTGGGATGCGCACTTCTGCGAGGCATACCCGCGGCTGGCCTGCCGGCAGTTCGCGCTTTCGGTCGTCCTGGCGTTCATCACGTGGTTGCTGCAAGCTGCATCTTCTTTCTCCGGGTTCTGGCTACTGGTTTCGCTCTTTTAG